From Synoicihabitans lomoniglobus, the proteins below share one genomic window:
- a CDS encoding IS91 family transposase, whose amino-acid sequence MSALAEWLGAQAPGYACTHAISPAQRRALAAIARCRTPEMGGRVYRCAHCTKHDFAYHSCHHRSCPRCGGARTAAWTQRQRDRLLPVPYFMVTFTLPAPLRAIFAAEPKVMIDLLFGESARALQTIASLPKHLGADLGMTGVLHTWGRQMQLHPHVHFIVPGGGLAEDGTAWRHTRKPEWLVPSAPVAARFRQGMAAALRVALPGRHAQVPDSCWRQPWVVDIQHVGSGEAAIKYLARYVQRTAISDERIRTMDAKTVRFGYRDSASGEHKECTLDAAEFMRRYLQHVLPTGVHRVRHFGWEHPAAWRRRRVVETLLAVEIVVRPKQAEVDPENWTCGKIKFKRSPTCRKNDVHSVPSSRRRWGWKPSKESSRSM is encoded by the coding sequence GTGTCGGCCTTGGCCGAGTGGCTCGGGGCGCAAGCCCCGGGCTACGCGTGCACGCATGCCATCAGCCCGGCGCAGCGCCGGGCGTTGGCGGCGATCGCGCGGTGTCGGACGCCCGAGATGGGCGGCCGCGTGTATCGCTGTGCCCACTGCACAAAGCACGACTTCGCCTACCATAGCTGCCATCACCGCTCGTGTCCGCGGTGCGGCGGGGCCCGCACGGCGGCATGGACGCAGCGCCAGCGGGACCGCTTGCTGCCGGTGCCATATTTTATGGTGACCTTCACACTGCCCGCACCGCTGCGCGCGATCTTCGCGGCGGAGCCGAAGGTGATGATCGACCTGCTCTTTGGCGAGTCGGCCCGCGCGCTGCAAACGATCGCATCGTTGCCCAAACACCTCGGAGCCGATCTCGGCATGACCGGCGTGTTGCACACGTGGGGACGCCAAATGCAGTTGCATCCGCACGTGCACTTCATCGTGCCGGGCGGTGGTTTGGCTGAAGATGGAACCGCATGGCGCCATACCCGCAAACCCGAGTGGCTCGTGCCGTCTGCGCCGGTCGCGGCGCGCTTCCGCCAAGGCATGGCGGCGGCGCTACGCGTTGCGTTGCCTGGAAGGCACGCGCAAGTGCCCGACTCGTGCTGGCGGCAACCGTGGGTGGTCGACATCCAGCACGTCGGCTCGGGCGAAGCGGCGATCAAATACCTCGCTCGCTACGTGCAGCGCACCGCCATCAGCGATGAACGTATCCGAACCATGGATGCGAAGACGGTTCGCTTTGGCTACCGCGACAGTGCGAGTGGTGAGCACAAGGAATGCACGTTGGATGCGGCTGAGTTCATGCGGCGATACTTGCAGCACGTCTTGCCGACCGGAGTCCACCGCGTGCGCCACTTCGGCTGGGAGCACCCGGCCGCGTGGCGACGCCGACGGGTGGTCGAGACCTTGCTCGCCGTGGAGATCGTTGTGCGCCCGAAGCAGGCTGAGGTGGACCCCGAAAATTGGACATGCGGGAAGATTAAATTCAAAAGGAGTCCAACATGTCGAAAAAACGACGTTCATTCAGTGCCGAGTTCAAGGCGAAGGTGGGGCTGGAAGCCCTCAAAGGAATCGAGCCGATCCATGTGA
- a CDS encoding IS3 family transposase (programmed frameshift), with protein MSKKRRSFSAEFKAKVGLEALKGIEPIHVIAQRYEVHPVQVSQWKKEVTQKLPEVFAKPSVRVRDEIERDRKEKDLYAEIGQLKMELDWLKKKVARLGTEERRRMIETEHPKLSVARQCKLMELPRSTFYHHPKPPPEADLALMRVIDETYLAFPFFGSRQMTRWLQREGYEVNRKRVRRLMRLMGLTAIYRRPSLSKKAAAHPIYPYLLRGMTVERSNRVWATDITYIPVRGGFVYLCAVIDWHSRMVLAWELSNTLDASFCVRTVARAMASYGTPEIFNTDQGCQFTSAEFTHPLLAAGVRLSMDGKGRCLDNVFIERLWRSVKYEEVYLRRYETMVEAHAHLDAYFRFYNDRPPHSAHGSQTPAEVYHANTPSVAAA; from the exons ATGTCGAAAAAACGACGTTCATTCAGTGCCGAGTTCAAGGCGAAGGTGGGGCTGGAAGCCCTCAAAGGAATCGAGCCGATCCATGTGATCGCGCAGCGCTACGAAGTGCATCCCGTGCAAGTGAGCCAGTGGAAGAAGGAGGTAACGCAGAAGCTGCCGGAAGTCTTCGCGAAGCCCTCGGTGCGGGTGCGGGATGAGATTGAACGCGATCGCAAGGAGAAGGATCTCTACGCGGAGATTGGCCAACTGAAGATGGAGCTCGATTGGCTCAAAAAAAAAGTT GCCCGCTTGGGGACTGAGGAGCGCCGCCGCATGATCGAGACCGAACATCCAAAGTTGAGCGTGGCCCGACAGTGCAAGCTGATGGAGCTGCCTCGCTCGACTTTTTACCACCACCCGAAGCCACCGCCGGAAGCGGATCTGGCGCTGATGCGTGTGATCGACGAGACCTACCTCGCGTTCCCTTTCTTCGGCAGCCGTCAGATGACCCGGTGGCTGCAACGCGAGGGGTATGAGGTGAACCGCAAGCGCGTGCGACGGCTGATGCGATTGATGGGACTGACGGCGATTTACCGCCGGCCGAGCCTGTCAAAGAAGGCCGCCGCCCATCCGATCTATCCGTATCTGCTGCGCGGCATGACGGTCGAACGATCCAACCGGGTGTGGGCGACCGACATCACCTACATCCCAGTGAGAGGTGGGTTCGTTTACCTGTGCGCGGTGATCGACTGGCACAGCCGGATGGTGCTCGCGTGGGAACTGTCGAACACGCTGGACGCGTCGTTTTGTGTGCGGACGGTGGCGCGGGCGATGGCGAGCTACGGCACGCCGGAGATCTTCAACACCGACCAAGGCTGCCAGTTTACCAGCGCAGAGTTTACCCATCCGCTGCTGGCGGCCGGCGTGCGCCTGTCGATGGACGGCAAGGGCCGCTGCCTGGACAACGTCTTCATCGAGCGTCTATGGCGCAGCGTGAAATACGAAGAGGTCTACCTGCGCCGCTACGAGACGATGGTCGAGGCCCACGCGCACCTCGATGCCTACTTCCGGTTCTACAACGACCGACCCCCGCACTCCGCTCACGGAAGCCAAACCCCAGCCGAAGTCTACCACGCTAACACTCCCTCCGTCGCAGCCGCCTGA
- a CDS encoding IS3 family transposase: MRKHQHRYDVAEMGEALGVSRSGYYRWIEARPSVRREQDEAIKPVIEQVVRRACGPYGYRPVHQHLREQGVDCGRDRTLRLMHELELVGRSHARFKPMGTDSEHLFGYHPNLLKQLGKPEHRDQIWVADTTYLRTDESWCYLATVMDLCTRRIVGWSVSDRNDTALVCTALENAVQTRGKVRAGIVHHSDRGSTYAADRYQRLLAKLKMHPSMSAKGNCYDNAAMESFFGRYKTAAVRDHVFANEAQVRANVFNYIEVFYNRYRKHASLGYLSPMQAEAKILPPMGGNAQPDCLTRN; encoded by the coding sequence ATGCGAAAACATCAGCACAGGTATGACGTGGCCGAGATGGGCGAAGCGCTCGGCGTCTCGCGCAGCGGATACTACCGCTGGATCGAGGCCAGACCCTCGGTCCGCCGAGAGCAGGACGAAGCGATCAAGCCAGTGATCGAGCAAGTCGTGCGTCGGGCTTGCGGCCCCTACGGTTACCGGCCGGTCCACCAACATCTGCGTGAGCAGGGCGTGGACTGTGGCCGTGATCGCACCCTGCGCCTGATGCACGAGTTGGAGTTGGTCGGCCGCTCCCATGCCCGGTTCAAGCCGATGGGCACCGACAGCGAGCATCTGTTTGGCTACCATCCCAACTTACTCAAGCAGTTGGGGAAACCGGAGCATCGCGATCAGATCTGGGTGGCCGACACCACCTATCTGCGCACGGACGAGAGCTGGTGTTATCTGGCGACGGTGATGGATCTATGCACCCGACGCATCGTCGGCTGGAGCGTCTCCGATCGCAACGACACCGCCCTGGTCTGCACCGCGTTGGAAAACGCCGTGCAAACCCGCGGCAAAGTCCGCGCCGGCATCGTGCATCACAGCGACCGGGGCAGCACCTACGCCGCGGATCGCTACCAACGCCTGCTGGCCAAGCTGAAAATGCACCCGAGCATGAGCGCCAAGGGCAACTGCTACGACAATGCCGCGATGGAGTCCTTCTTTGGTCGCTACAAAACTGCCGCCGTGCGCGACCACGTCTTTGCCAACGAAGCCCAAGTCCGCGCCAACGTCTTCAATTACATCGAAGTCTTCTACAACCGATACCGCAAACACGCCTCTCTGGGCTACCTGAGCCCGATGCAGGCGGAGGCAAAAATTTTGCCCCCCATGGGGGGCAATGCACAACCCGATTGCCTAACCCGCAACTAA
- a CDS encoding transposase: protein MKRNRHSAEFKREAARLMIMDGLSAPEVSRKLDVNPSLLYRWKREQLAEMDAASPPHAKSSPTQLAAEVDQLRKQLAKEKRINEILKKTVSYFAKDE, encoded by the coding sequence GTGAAACGAAACCGACACAGCGCCGAGTTTAAGCGCGAAGCCGCCAGGCTGATGATCATGGACGGGCTGAGTGCCCCGGAGGTCTCCCGGAAGTTGGATGTGAACCCGAGTCTGCTATACCGCTGGAAACGCGAGCAACTGGCCGAGATGGATGCGGCGAGTCCGCCGCACGCGAAGTCGAGCCCGACCCAGCTGGCCGCCGAGGTCGACCAGCTGCGCAAGCAACTGGCGAAAGAAAAGCGGATCAATGAGATCCTAAAAAAAACGGTGAGCTACTTCGCCAAGGACGAGTGA
- a CDS encoding cellulase family glycosylhydrolase, translating into MISLRLPRNCFLLMALVAFVPRVLPAESGPSVFEHFITRDGDRLMQGAAEFRFGGVNMPGMTVPYDYTLRIPERLILPTAWEQEDGFKTLNQMGARVLRLWNLPMRGPKDEWMDWAYVQGPGKFNEEAFKTIDRLLALANRYGVRVIFPFTAEAGDYLGGIGTYADWRGKERQAFFTDPQLKADYQATIAYVINRRNTVTGQFYRDDKAILAWEFGNELRRAPLAWEAEMATFIKSIDPNHLVMAGNDSRIPEHPPEDLDIVTRHYYGGDWVKQCRGDRARSKGQRPFIIGEYGGTSDDVATRLFYEEALANGTAGHLNWSMTQHHRFGGYYWHQIFTRDNLSSFHWAGNASGSAYNEKKMLWTLRDYAFRMAGAEPPAVLVPDAPQWLPVEDLPLFSWRGAAGATGYDIARAESATGPWVTVATDVSDANVAYRPLWHDRTAVPQRDYYYRISARNTAGVSRPSTAMGPVCFRTQVVVDEFADLETCRAHSDGLELRNDHNGLYGEYLYRAKGEAGAEIEYEFPGDATAVRIWAFHDGDILEPHLSVAAPQGEFAPIALRIGKAERLRVMAKVKQLARETRILLRYEATLTPVSGETGPRRIRLKWAGPMELDRIEIEHRVAGQTELRSGTH; encoded by the coding sequence ATGATTTCCCTGCGACTGCCTCGAAACTGTTTCCTACTGATGGCGCTGGTCGCCTTCGTTCCCCGCGTGCTCCCGGCTGAATCCGGACCCAGTGTTTTTGAGCACTTCATCACGCGCGACGGAGACCGGCTGATGCAGGGCGCGGCCGAGTTTCGTTTTGGCGGCGTCAATATGCCGGGCATGACCGTGCCCTATGACTACACCTTGCGCATCCCCGAGCGATTGATTCTGCCCACGGCGTGGGAACAGGAGGACGGGTTCAAAACGCTTAATCAAATGGGCGCGCGCGTGCTCCGGCTGTGGAACCTGCCGATGCGCGGACCGAAGGACGAGTGGATGGACTGGGCGTATGTGCAAGGCCCGGGCAAGTTCAACGAGGAGGCGTTTAAGACGATCGATCGGTTGCTGGCCTTGGCCAATCGCTACGGTGTTCGTGTCATCTTCCCTTTCACGGCGGAGGCCGGCGACTACCTCGGCGGTATCGGCACCTATGCCGATTGGCGCGGGAAGGAACGTCAGGCGTTCTTCACCGACCCGCAATTGAAGGCCGATTATCAAGCGACGATCGCCTACGTCATCAATCGTCGCAACACCGTGACCGGCCAGTTCTACCGCGACGACAAAGCCATTCTGGCATGGGAGTTCGGCAACGAACTGCGACGCGCCCCGCTCGCGTGGGAGGCTGAGATGGCGACGTTTATCAAGTCGATCGATCCGAACCACTTGGTCATGGCGGGCAACGACAGCCGTATTCCCGAGCATCCTCCCGAGGATTTGGATATCGTCACCCGGCACTACTACGGCGGTGATTGGGTCAAGCAATGTCGCGGGGATCGCGCGCGCTCGAAAGGCCAGCGCCCCTTCATCATCGGCGAATACGGCGGCACGAGCGATGACGTGGCGACGCGCCTCTTCTACGAGGAAGCGTTGGCAAACGGCACCGCCGGCCACTTGAACTGGAGCATGACGCAGCACCACCGCTTTGGCGGGTATTACTGGCACCAGATCTTCACCCGCGACAATTTGTCTTCATTCCACTGGGCGGGTAACGCCAGCGGTTCCGCCTACAACGAAAAGAAGATGCTCTGGACGCTGCGCGACTACGCCTTTCGCATGGCAGGCGCGGAACCCCCTGCCGTGCTCGTGCCCGATGCGCCGCAGTGGTTGCCGGTCGAAGACTTGCCGCTGTTTTCCTGGCGCGGCGCAGCGGGAGCCACCGGCTACGACATCGCCCGCGCGGAGTCGGCCACGGGTCCGTGGGTCACCGTTGCAACGGATGTCTCCGACGCGAATGTCGCGTATCGTCCGCTGTGGCATGATCGCACTGCCGTGCCGCAACGGGACTATTATTATCGCATCTCAGCGCGAAACACCGCCGGCGTCTCCCGGCCTTCGACTGCAATGGGTCCTGTGTGTTTTCGCACCCAAGTCGTGGTGGACGAATTCGCCGATTTGGAAACCTGTCGCGCTCACTCCGACGGTCTGGAACTGCGCAATGACCACAACGGACTTTACGGCGAATACCTCTACCGCGCCAAAGGAGAGGCCGGCGCAGAGATCGAGTATGAGTTCCCGGGTGATGCGACCGCGGTGCGTATCTGGGCGTTTCACGATGGTGATATCTTGGAGCCGCATTTGAGTGTCGCCGCGCCGCAGGGTGAGTTCGCTCCGATCGCTCTCCGCATCGGGAAGGCCGAGCGACTACGTGTGATGGCCAAGGTGAAGCAATTGGCCAGAGAAACCCGTATTTTGCTGCGCTACGAAGCGACCCTTACTCCAGTGAGCGGTGAAACAGGACCGCGCCGCATTCGGCTCAAATGGGCGGGGCCGATGGAACTCGACCGCATCGAAATCGAACACCGAGTCGCGGGACAAACGGAACTTCGCTCGGGCACCCATTGA
- a CDS encoding sulfatase family protein, protein MGSHLILRAVGFVGGLCGLAIFAISAPPPNVIVFVADDLGWDDSGPYGNPSVKTPTMDRLAADGLVFDRALLTTSSCSPSRCSILTGRYPHNTGAPELHQPLPADQVLVSTFLRHAGYYTAAVGKWHLGEAAKVQFDRVWEKSGPSGAENWVEALQDRPRDRPFFFWLASYDPHRGYEPNTIPQPHRPAAVIVPPYLPDTPEVRADLALYYDEISRFDHYVGLACAELEAQGVLDNTFIIVISDNGRPFPRAKTRLLDSGIRTPFIVCWPAGLRRVGARTSQLVSVIDIAPTLVDLAGLAPESSFQGTSFAATLHDASAHVRDYAFAEHNWHDYQARERSVSDSRYTYIRNSRPDLPATPPADAVGSPTFRAMQRLERAGELSPAMRDAFIAPRATEELYDNLADPHSLHDLIADPAHAAALHRVRAALDQWIRDTDDQFYDDITPDHWHREHGTRLNPGRRPAGY, encoded by the coding sequence ATGGGATCTCACCTCATTCTCCGGGCCGTCGGATTCGTGGGCGGACTTTGCGGTCTGGCGATCTTCGCGATCTCCGCTCCGCCGCCCAACGTCATAGTATTCGTGGCCGATGATCTTGGGTGGGACGACTCCGGCCCCTACGGCAATCCCAGCGTGAAAACGCCGACCATGGATCGGCTCGCCGCCGACGGACTCGTCTTTGATCGCGCACTGCTGACCACCAGCTCCTGCAGTCCCAGCCGTTGCTCGATCCTCACCGGTCGATACCCCCACAACACCGGTGCGCCCGAGCTGCACCAGCCGCTCCCGGCCGATCAGGTGCTCGTATCCACTTTTCTACGCCACGCCGGTTACTACACCGCCGCCGTCGGCAAATGGCATCTGGGCGAAGCCGCTAAAGTCCAGTTTGATCGCGTCTGGGAAAAATCGGGTCCGAGCGGCGCCGAGAACTGGGTCGAGGCGTTGCAGGATCGTCCGCGCGATCGCCCGTTCTTTTTCTGGCTCGCGTCCTACGACCCCCATCGGGGCTACGAGCCCAACACGATACCGCAGCCTCACCGCCCCGCAGCCGTGATCGTCCCGCCATATCTGCCGGACACGCCGGAAGTCCGCGCCGACCTCGCGCTCTACTACGATGAGATCAGTCGGTTCGATCACTACGTGGGCCTCGCCTGCGCGGAACTCGAAGCTCAGGGCGTGTTGGACAACACGTTCATCATCGTCATCTCGGACAACGGGCGACCGTTTCCTCGCGCCAAAACCCGGTTGCTCGATTCCGGGATTCGCACGCCGTTCATCGTGTGCTGGCCCGCCGGGTTGAGACGCGTCGGCGCCCGCACGTCTCAGCTCGTGAGTGTGATTGATATCGCTCCGACCTTGGTCGATCTCGCGGGACTGGCTCCGGAAAGTTCCTTTCAAGGCACCAGTTTCGCCGCGACGCTCCACGACGCCTCGGCCCACGTGCGGGACTACGCTTTCGCCGAGCACAACTGGCACGATTACCAGGCTCGCGAACGCTCCGTGAGTGACTCGCGCTACACCTACATTCGCAACAGTCGACCGGACCTTCCCGCCACGCCGCCCGCCGATGCCGTCGGCAGCCCGACGTTTCGCGCGATGCAACGTCTGGAGCGCGCCGGCGAGCTGTCGCCCGCCATGCGCGATGCGTTTATCGCCCCGCGCGCCACGGAGGAACTTTACGACAACCTCGCCGATCCGCACTCGCTTCACGACCTCATTGCCGACCCCGCTCACGCGGCCGCGCTCCACCGAGTGCGCGCCGCGCTGGATCAGTGGATCCGCGATACCGACGACCAATTTTACGACGACATCACGCCGGACCACTGGCATCGCGAACACGGCACGCGCCTCAACCCCGGACGGCGTCCGGCCGGATACTGA
- a CDS encoding glycoside hydrolase family 140 protein, producing MAAPALPRLQVSDNGRYLTTAAGDSFFWLGDTAWELFHRLDRAEIADYLDDRAGKRFNVVQAVLLAEADGLTVANREGELPFHDLDPTRPNEAYFALVDHVVREASARGIYLALLPTWGAHVEDRKHPLFDNMHVFTVENARVYGRFLGERYGPAGNIIWVLGGDRVPTDYEETWEAMVAGLNEGDPAGLMTYHVNGGRTSATYWHDAAWLDFNMIQSGHARYNQRNWEMVARDHARSPIKPTLDGEPNYEGLPVAFTEANPPFTDYDVRKAAYWSVFAGSFGHTYGHNSIWQMHRPGETKPILGAALSWREAMAAPGSGQLQHLRALMESRPFLTRLPDQSLIDDVGIDSDHLQATRDGTPGKNDATWIMVYHPIMRNLTVNTAVMAGDRLRCWWFDPRTGESWLAGEMDNPGSMKRPWEWRIQAGQGSPDWVFVIDDAAAGYGPPGQHP from the coding sequence ATGGCCGCCCCCGCATTGCCCCGACTCCAGGTCAGCGACAATGGTCGCTATTTGACGACCGCCGCGGGTGATTCCTTTTTCTGGCTCGGGGACACGGCGTGGGAACTCTTTCACCGTCTCGATCGCGCTGAAATCGCCGACTACCTCGACGACCGGGCGGGCAAGCGTTTCAATGTCGTGCAAGCCGTGCTACTCGCCGAAGCGGACGGTCTCACCGTGGCGAACCGGGAAGGGGAGTTGCCGTTCCACGACCTCGATCCCACCCGGCCCAACGAGGCGTATTTCGCGCTGGTCGATCATGTCGTGCGGGAGGCGTCGGCGCGTGGCATCTATCTCGCGTTGCTGCCCACGTGGGGCGCGCATGTGGAGGATCGGAAACACCCGCTGTTCGACAATATGCATGTGTTCACGGTGGAAAACGCCCGCGTCTACGGTCGGTTTTTGGGCGAACGTTACGGCCCGGCGGGTAACATTATTTGGGTGTTGGGCGGCGATCGCGTGCCTACCGACTACGAGGAAACCTGGGAGGCGATGGTGGCGGGCCTGAACGAGGGCGATCCGGCCGGTTTGATGACCTATCACGTCAACGGGGGGCGCACGTCGGCCACCTACTGGCACGATGCGGCGTGGTTGGATTTTAATATGATCCAGTCGGGTCATGCGCGTTACAATCAGCGCAATTGGGAGATGGTGGCGCGAGATCACGCTCGGAGTCCGATCAAGCCCACGCTCGACGGCGAACCGAACTACGAAGGCCTGCCAGTCGCCTTCACGGAAGCGAACCCGCCGTTCACCGATTACGATGTGCGCAAGGCCGCCTACTGGTCGGTGTTTGCCGGATCTTTCGGCCACACCTACGGGCACAATTCCATTTGGCAAATGCATCGCCCCGGCGAGACGAAGCCGATCCTGGGGGCCGCCCTCTCATGGCGCGAGGCCATGGCCGCGCCCGGCTCCGGTCAATTGCAGCACCTGCGCGCTTTAATGGAATCGCGCCCTTTTCTCACCCGCCTGCCCGATCAGAGCCTGATCGACGACGTCGGCATCGACAGTGATCACTTGCAGGCCACCCGCGACGGGACGCCGGGCAAAAATGATGCCACCTGGATCATGGTCTATCATCCCATTATGCGTAACCTCACGGTGAATACGGCAGTCATGGCCGGCGACCGTTTGCGCTGCTGGTGGTTTGATCCACGCACCGGGGAATCCTGGCTGGCCGGAGAGATGGATAACCCCGGCTCGATGAAGCGCCCGTGGGAGTGGCGCATCCAGGCCGGGCAGGGCAGCCCCGACTGGGTGTTTGTGATCGATGATGCGGCGGCCGGTTACGGTCCTCCCGGCCAACACCCGTGA
- a CDS encoding sulfatase has protein sequence MIPRTSWLGLLGVAIAGIAAPPNVVFISIDDLNTDIGCYGSPQVKTPHIDRLAAMGVRFDRAYCQQPLCGPSRASVMSGLRPTTTGFVRLKDDLREKVPDVVTLGQFYRQRDYYVGRVGKIFHYGNPSDIGTDGHDDAASWMERFNPAGIDRTQEENIIRYPGGSTGRKNGLGISMAWWDPVSADEEHTDGMVAKQAVAMIDAHQNEPFFVAAGFFNPHCPYVAPQRYFDLYPLEEITMPDWETARRDLDDVPAMAVQRDTPHWPYYLDGVTWEEARKCKQAYYACISFVDAQVGKILDALEGRDLMDNTIIVLWSDHGYFLGEKGLWYKRKNFERSVRAPLIIAGAGIDQRGAVVTQPVELLDLYPTLADYTGHGVPDGLDGLSLRPLLETPTASWDKPAVTIVFHGPEAQGFSLRDRRWRYTEWMAGAAGLELYDHANDPDEITNLASDPAYASVIAELSVRLKPYAILQP, from the coding sequence ATGATTCCCCGAACTTCATGGCTCGGACTGCTGGGTGTTGCCATCGCTGGCATCGCCGCTCCGCCCAACGTCGTTTTTATTTCCATCGACGACCTCAACACCGATATCGGTTGCTACGGCTCACCGCAGGTGAAGACGCCTCACATCGACCGACTCGCCGCCATGGGCGTGCGCTTCGATCGCGCTTATTGTCAGCAACCCCTTTGCGGACCGAGCCGCGCCAGCGTCATGAGTGGTCTGCGGCCGACGACCACCGGTTTCGTGCGGCTCAAGGATGACCTGCGAGAGAAGGTTCCCGACGTGGTGACGCTGGGACAGTTTTATCGGCAGCGGGATTACTACGTCGGTCGGGTGGGCAAGATATTTCACTATGGCAACCCGTCGGACATCGGCACCGACGGACACGATGACGCCGCGAGTTGGATGGAACGCTTCAACCCCGCCGGCATCGATCGCACGCAGGAGGAAAACATCATTCGCTATCCGGGCGGCAGCACCGGCCGCAAGAACGGCCTCGGTATTTCCATGGCGTGGTGGGACCCCGTCAGCGCCGATGAGGAACACACTGACGGCATGGTCGCGAAACAGGCGGTCGCAATGATCGATGCCCACCAAAACGAACCGTTCTTCGTCGCCGCGGGATTTTTCAATCCGCACTGTCCCTACGTCGCGCCGCAGCGGTATTTCGACCTGTATCCGCTGGAGGAAATCACCATGCCGGATTGGGAGACGGCCCGCCGCGATTTGGACGACGTTCCCGCGATGGCGGTGCAGCGCGACACCCCGCATTGGCCGTATTATTTGGATGGCGTCACGTGGGAGGAGGCCCGCAAGTGCAAGCAAGCCTACTACGCGTGTATTTCGTTTGTGGATGCACAGGTCGGCAAGATCCTCGACGCGTTGGAGGGGCGCGACCTGATGGATAATACGATCATCGTGCTGTGGTCGGATCACGGGTATTTTCTCGGCGAGAAGGGCCTCTGGTATAAGCGCAAAAACTTCGAACGGTCGGTGCGCGCTCCGCTCATTATCGCGGGGGCGGGCATCGACCAACGCGGTGCCGTAGTGACGCAACCGGTGGAGTTGCTCGACCTCTATCCAACGCTGGCCGATTACACCGGCCACGGCGTGCCGGACGGGCTCGACGGGCTCAGCCTGCGACCGTTGTTGGAAACCCCGACCGCGAGTTGGGACAAACCCGCCGTGACGATCGTGTTTCATGGTCCCGAGGCGCAGGGCTTTTCGCTGCGCGATCGCCGTTGGCGTTACACGGAGTGGATGGCCGGCGCAGCGGGACTCGAACTTTACGACCACGCCAACGATCCCGACGAGATCACCAACCTGGCGTCCGATCCCGCCTACGCGTCTGTCATCGCCGAACTCTCCGTCCGCCTCAAACCCTATGCGATTCTGCAACCTTAA